The Vicinamibacterales bacterium genome includes a window with the following:
- a CDS encoding DUF433 domain-containing protein: MKETEPVIHSDPEILGGTPVFIGTRVPLATLLDYLEAGQPLSEFLEDFPTVTREQAVAALEQAKEALLARARPA, encoded by the coding sequence ATGAAGGAGACCGAGCCGGTCATTCACAGCGACCCGGAGATCCTGGGCGGTACGCCCGTGTTCATCGGCACTCGTGTGCCGCTCGCGACGCTTCTCGATTACCTGGAGGCGGGGCAGCCCTTGTCCGAGTTCCTGGAGGACTTCCCGACGGTCACTCGGGAGCAGGCTGTAGCAGCCTTGGAGCAAGCCAAGGAGGCGCTCCTCGCCCGTGCGCGTCCTGCTTGA
- a CDS encoding DUF5615 family PIN-like protein: MRVLLDECIPRRLKRELVGHDVKTAPEMGWASKKNGELLALAAVEFDILLTSDRNLSHQQNLSAFDRRHRLGRRKQPHRRSATARAARP, from the coding sequence GTGCGCGTCCTGCTTGACGAGTGCATTCCGCGTCGGCTGAAGCGAGAACTCGTCGGGCATGACGTGAAGACCGCTCCGGAAATGGGGTGGGCCAGCAAGAAGAATGGCGAGTTGCTCGCTTTGGCTGCAGTCGAGTTCGACATTCTCCTGACCAGCGATCGAAACCTTTCGCACCAGCAGAATCTGTCTGCGTTCGATCGCCGTCATCGTCTTGGTCGCCGGAAGCAACCGCATCGACGATCTGCGACCGCTCGTGCCGCGCGTCCTTGA
- a CDS encoding AAA family ATPase, which produces MRLDAFRHFVGQRLDVDPDVTALVGRNDTGKTSFLLRFLHQHFYLRVNHGSDSPKLPNASTEPIRFSLVWDTDARDSPPALQSLFRVTDRVRRIESRFDGAVQPSGAWSYYVNDSSTPTAEPLKDHSAFPRPHYVNVGPQLTPSDRNLLPTIFEAQLVEQGPPSADHLRTAFPIPAESLLLKLAHFGSTTRRSSGRGYEDPWAQPRATPGPSLAELRGRLADVSRDVTNEIRKWWHEPPGLTFEIAVGGSAELNSYGFAWEVRTDSGLRLHGAGLTWFISFVLEVLYIRAVAAEQTLFVFDEPGAPLHPSAQRAVLRMLTEVTSTSGNQLIYSTHSPFMLDWSFPQRVRLFERDYSTGRTSIVNKPYAPTTGFARIWDPLRSAIGVTLGDVSLVGRENVLVEGVSDQIILANASAFARLLGEPHLPFPEISIVPYGDVPALERLLDEAARLGATNVGVVDSDAQAAFVEPVYVRRRVGAVRLDRFSDTSAVSAAIEDVVGVDDYVRCVNAFYGSFTWFQSLDPLRVATVRGTATLGKWLEEYFVKQFGRSFSKVAVATLLADSIESLSTPARVRLFGLIREILRVLGR; this is translated from the coding sequence GTGCGTCTTGACGCATTCCGCCATTTTGTTGGGCAGCGATTGGATGTCGATCCGGACGTCACCGCCTTGGTTGGCCGCAATGACACTGGAAAGACTAGCTTTCTGTTGAGGTTTCTCCACCAGCATTTTTATCTACGAGTCAACCATGGTTCCGACTCCCCCAAGCTGCCGAACGCGTCGACGGAACCGATTCGCTTCTCGCTTGTCTGGGACACGGATGCGCGCGATAGCCCCCCCGCTCTTCAAAGCCTGTTTCGAGTCACTGATCGCGTCCGCCGTATCGAATCGAGATTCGACGGCGCTGTTCAACCAAGCGGAGCGTGGAGCTATTACGTAAACGATTCCTCAACGCCAACCGCCGAACCGCTGAAGGACCATTCAGCCTTCCCCAGGCCCCACTATGTCAACGTTGGGCCGCAGCTGACGCCGAGCGATCGAAACCTTCTGCCCACGATATTCGAGGCACAGCTGGTGGAGCAAGGACCGCCGTCCGCCGATCATTTGAGAACGGCCTTTCCGATTCCTGCCGAATCGCTGTTGTTGAAACTTGCCCACTTCGGTAGCACTACTCGTCGAAGTTCAGGGCGTGGCTATGAAGACCCTTGGGCACAGCCCCGTGCCACACCGGGGCCGTCTTTGGCGGAGCTTCGGGGGCGACTGGCGGACGTGAGTCGTGATGTCACGAATGAGATCAGGAAGTGGTGGCATGAGCCACCCGGGCTCACATTTGAGATCGCGGTCGGAGGGAGCGCAGAGCTGAATAGCTACGGCTTCGCATGGGAGGTTCGTACGGATTCTGGGCTGAGACTGCACGGTGCTGGGCTCACATGGTTCATCTCTTTCGTGTTGGAGGTCCTGTACATCCGAGCTGTAGCGGCGGAACAAACGCTGTTCGTCTTTGACGAACCGGGGGCGCCCCTGCACCCTTCTGCTCAGCGCGCCGTGCTGAGGATGCTGACGGAAGTCACCTCGACGAGTGGAAATCAGCTGATCTACAGCACGCACTCTCCGTTCATGTTGGATTGGAGTTTTCCGCAGCGCGTTCGACTGTTCGAGCGCGACTACTCGACCGGCCGAACGTCAATCGTGAACAAGCCGTACGCGCCGACCACGGGATTCGCTCGGATTTGGGATCCTCTGCGCTCGGCAATCGGTGTCACTTTGGGAGATGTGTCGCTCGTGGGTCGAGAGAACGTGCTCGTGGAGGGTGTTAGCGATCAGATCATCCTGGCCAACGCATCTGCATTCGCGCGATTGCTGGGCGAACCCCACCTGCCATTCCCCGAGATTTCAATTGTGCCGTACGGCGATGTTCCAGCTCTTGAGCGCCTGTTGGACGAAGCGGCGCGTTTGGGCGCCACGAACGTCGGTGTGGTCGATAGCGACGCCCAAGCGGCCTTTGTCGAGCCCGTCTATGTTCGGCGGCGAGTCGGCGCCGTTCGCCTCGACCGCTTTTCCGACACGAGCGCCGTTTCTGCCGCAATCGAGGACGTTGTCGGAGTAGACGACTACGTGCGCTGTGTGAACGCCTTCTATGGAAGCTTCACCTGGTTTCAGAGCCTTGATCCTCTCCGCGTAGCCACGGTTCGTGGCACTGCCACTTTGGGCAAGTGGCTGGAAGAGTACTTTGTGAAGCAGTTCGGCCGAAGCTTCAGCAAAGTGGCGGTCGCGACACTCCTCGCCGACTCTATCGAGTCGCTGTCGACACCTGCGCGGGTGCGGCTGTTTGGTTTGATTCGCGAAATTCTCCGTGTGCTGGGCCGCTGA